In Oryza sativa Japonica Group chromosome 3, ASM3414082v1, one DNA window encodes the following:
- the LOC4331777 gene encoding F-box/kelch-repeat protein At1g74510: MMLEGNSCLISRSLPSSCEPESQWAYLSHEVLNGKRPAPEDAEAEDMDEVDFGGGKRSKPPSPQPHTPDISEGHGSSRHVAASGGGEEHGNGSSLIGAIGRDLTINCLLRLSRSDYGSVASLNKDFRSLVRNGEIYRLRRQSGVAEHWVYFSCNVLEWDAYDPYRERWIQVPKMPPDECFMCSDKESLAVGTELLVFAMAHIVFRYSILTNSWTRADPMISPRCLFGSTSVGAKAYVAGGTDSSGRILSSAEMYDSETHSWTPLPSMNRARKMCSGVFMDGKFYVVGGVASNNKVLTCGEEYDLKRRSWRVIENMSEGLNGVTGAPPLIAVVNNELYAADYSEKDVKKYDKQNNKWITLGKLPERSVSMNGWGLAFRACGDRLIVIGGPRTSIGGTIELNSWTPDERPPVWNLIARRPSGNFVYNCAVMGC, from the coding sequence ATGATGCTGGAAGGCAACTCCTGCCTCATCTCGCGCTCCCTGCCGAGCTCCTGCGAGCCGGAGTCCCAGTGGGCGTACCTCTCCCACGAGGTGCTCAACGGCAAGCGCCCGGCGCCGGAGGATGCGGAAGCCGAGGACATGGACGAGGTTGACTTCGGCGGCGGGAAGCGCAGCAAGCCGCCATCGCCGCAGCCGCACACGCCGGACATATCTGAGGGCCATGGCTCCAGTCGCCATGTTGCCGCCtctggcggcggagaggagcatGGCAACGGGAGCAGCCTCATTGGTGCGATTGGCCGTGACCTTACCATCAATTGCCTCCTCCGGCTGTCACGGTCAGACTATGGCTCGGTGGCCTCCCTGAACAAGGACTTCCGGTCGCTCGTGCGCAACGGGGAGATCTACCGCCTGCGTCGCCAGAGTGGGGTGGCAGAGCACTGGGTCTACTTCTCCTGTAACGTCCTCGAGTGGGACGCTTACGACCCATATCGCGAGCGCTGGATCCAAGTGCCCAAGATGCCACCAGATGAATGCTTCATGTGTTCTGACAAGGAATCACTTGCTGTGGGCACTGAACTTCTTGTGTTTGCGATGGCACACATTGTGTTCAGATATAGCATTCTAACCAATTCATGGACACGGGCTGATCCGATGATCTCACCACGGTGCTTGTTTGGGTCAACAAGTGTTGGGGCAAAGGCATATGTTGCTGGGGGCACTGATTCTTCTGGCAGGATATTGAGCTCTGCAGAAATGTACGACTCGGAGACACATTCTTGGACACCCCTTCCCAGCATGAATCGGGCAAGGAAGATGTGCTCCGGGGTGTTCATGGATGGCAAGTTCTATGTGGTTGGTGGTGTTGCCAGCAACAACAAGGTGTTGACATGCGGTGAGGAATATGACCTGAAGAGGCGATCTTGGAGGGTGATCGAAAACATGTCTGAGGGTCTCAACGGAGTGACTGGTGCTCCTCCACTTATTGCTGTTGTTAACAATGAGCTTTATGCTGCTGATTATAGTGAAAAGGATGTGAAGAAGTATGACAAGCAAAACAATAAATGGATCACTCTTGGTAAGTTGCCTGAACGGTCTGTGTCAATGAATGGGTGGGGCCTTGCTTTCCGAGCATGTGGTGATCGGTTGATTGTCATCGGCGGCCCAAGGACTTCTATTGGTGGTACGATTGAGCTTAATTCATGGACCCCGGATGAGCGGCCGCCTGTGTGGAATTTGATTGCCAGGCGGCCATCTGGGAACTTCGTGTATAATTGTGCTGTGATGGGCTGTTGA